From a single Micromonospora carbonacea genomic region:
- a CDS encoding aldehyde dehydrogenase family protein yields MSALAVVDPATGAVFASAPACTTAELDATVAAAAAAAPGWAALPLDERRARLRACGAALADAAEEVAALLSREQGKPLAAARAEVDLAAGWFGHTADLPGTDEVVAAGPTASIMIGRVPHGVVAAIAPSNFPIILAVCKVAPALLAGNAVVLKPSPETPLATLRTGELLAPHLPPGVLSVLSGDHALGQALTTHPGIDMVSFTGSVGTGQAIAEQAAGRFLPVVLELGGNDAAVVLPDADVTALAPALFAGAMVNSGQFCAAVKRIYVSGAQAGELVTALAKLAAAAVVGDGGDPATEYGPLVSRAQLDRVSALVDEAAAAGARVVTGGARLPRPGWFYPPTIVTDLPPGTDLELEEQFGPVIPVIAYDDLDEAIARANGTRYGLGASLWGDAGRARALAGRLTCGTVWINTHGALRHDTPFGGVRSSGAGVEYGWWGLLEYTRIKVVHELHPGG; encoded by the coding sequence GTGAGCGCGCTCGCCGTGGTGGACCCGGCCACCGGTGCCGTGTTCGCCTCTGCGCCGGCCTGCACCACGGCGGAGCTCGACGCCACGGTCGCCGCCGCCGCGGCGGCCGCTCCCGGGTGGGCCGCGCTCCCGCTCGACGAGCGCCGCGCCCGGCTGCGTGCCTGCGGGGCGGCGCTCGCCGACGCCGCCGAGGAGGTCGCCGCGCTGCTCAGCCGCGAGCAGGGCAAGCCGCTGGCCGCCGCGCGCGCCGAGGTGGACCTGGCCGCCGGCTGGTTCGGGCACACCGCCGATCTGCCCGGCACCGACGAGGTGGTGGCCGCGGGCCCCACGGCGTCGATCATGATCGGCCGGGTGCCGCACGGTGTGGTGGCCGCGATCGCCCCCTCGAACTTCCCGATCATCCTGGCGGTGTGCAAGGTCGCACCGGCGCTGCTGGCGGGCAACGCGGTGGTGCTCAAGCCGTCGCCGGAGACGCCGCTCGCCACGCTGCGGACGGGCGAGCTGCTCGCGCCGCACCTGCCCCCCGGCGTGCTGTCGGTCCTCTCCGGCGACCACGCGCTGGGGCAGGCGCTGACCACGCACCCGGGCATCGACATGGTGTCGTTCACCGGCTCGGTGGGCACCGGGCAGGCGATCGCCGAGCAGGCCGCGGGCCGCTTCCTGCCGGTGGTGCTCGAGCTGGGGGGCAACGACGCCGCGGTGGTGCTGCCCGACGCCGACGTGACGGCGCTGGCCCCGGCGTTGTTCGCCGGTGCGATGGTCAACAGCGGCCAGTTCTGCGCGGCCGTCAAGCGGATCTACGTCAGCGGCGCGCAGGCCGGCGAGCTGGTCACCGCGTTGGCGAAGCTGGCCGCGGCGGCGGTCGTCGGCGACGGCGGCGACCCGGCCACCGAGTACGGCCCGCTGGTGAGCCGGGCCCAGCTCGACCGCGTCAGCGCGCTGGTGGACGAGGCCGCCGCCGCCGGCGCGCGGGTGGTGACCGGCGGCGCCCGGTTGCCCCGGCCCGGCTGGTTCTATCCGCCGACCATCGTCACCGACCTCCCGCCCGGCACCGACCTGGAGCTGGAGGAGCAGTTCGGCCCGGTGATCCCGGTGATCGCCTACGACGACCTCGACGAGGCGATCGCCCGGGCCAACGGCACGCGCTACGGGCTCGGCGCGTCGCTCTGGGGTGACGCCGGGCGTGCCCGTGCGCTGGCGGGCCGGCTGACCTGCGGCACCGTGTGGATCAACACGCACGGGGCGCTGCGCCACGACACCCCGTTCGGTGGGGTGCGCAGCTCCGGGGCCGGCGTCGAGTACGGCTGGTGGGGGCTGCTCGAATACACGCGGATCAAGGTCGTCCACGAGCTCCATCCGGGAGGGTGA
- a CDS encoding excinuclease ABC subunit UvrA: MGEHVRDPDRIVLRGVRQHNLRIGELSLPRGGLTVVTGVSGSGKSSLAFDTIYAEGHRQYLDSLSAHVRRRLPKVARPTVDWVSGLSPTVAIEQRTISRNPRSNVGTITEISDRLRLLFARTGRHDCRKCGTGVAPLDTAAHLAALAEAAAEGPVRLVAAEPDGGETEVLRLNAAPDADTLADAGLLVERELRAERRLTVLRDRTPVRHLAAGWVCPHCGTEVHATSSEWFTPNSPAGMCDHCQGLGFTYRVDTARLVGDARESVRSGALTFYGDRRRGKKTWWPQRNLPDLLAEAGAGLDTPWEDLAAAAADRILGDLTEHIERLFRDADSPERKAFYQGFMVQRQCGACGGTRHCAEALAVRLAGRNIAEVNGLAVSRLRDWVGEVRAELAGNYLAALSAELLDQVDARVEFLLEVGLHYLSLDRAAPTLSAGEGQRLRLARQLGSGLVGVVYVLDEPSIGLHARDNGRLIGMLRRLADAGNTVLVVEHDRETMEAADHLVDMGPGAGTRGGLVVASGPTAEVVAHGTSATSAYLRNERAVVSPRPERRRPDDRRLELTGARLNNLRGVDLIIPIGVLTCVTGVSGSGKSSLITRTLQPAVDAAVRWRRTPVGPFDRLRGAEHVRRVTTVTQDSIGGSSRSTPATYLGVFDEIRKLFAGTDEAVRRGYSTAMFSFNTEAGGRCDRCAGKGAVRIEMLFLADVSVRCPSCDGLRYSARVLEITHRGRTIAETLALEVGEAIELYADAPAISGPLRTLSQVGLGYLRLGQDTGTLSGGEAQRLKLARELLRRDEGGTLYLIDEPTTGLHFSDVQVLLDVLHDLVDRDNTVVVIEHSVEFAAASDWLVDLGPGGGEDGGRLVAAGPPELLATHPDSAIAPYLARQLALTAARRPAPETPGRR; the protein is encoded by the coding sequence ATGGGTGAACACGTGCGGGACCCGGATCGCATCGTGCTCCGCGGTGTCCGCCAGCACAACCTGCGGATCGGGGAGTTGTCCCTGCCCCGGGGCGGCCTGACCGTCGTCACCGGAGTCTCCGGCAGCGGCAAGTCGTCGCTGGCGTTCGACACGATCTACGCCGAGGGACATCGGCAGTACCTCGACAGCCTCTCCGCGCACGTGCGGCGCAGGCTGCCGAAGGTCGCCAGGCCCACGGTCGACTGGGTCAGCGGCCTGAGCCCGACCGTGGCGATCGAGCAGCGGACGATCAGCCGCAACCCACGGTCGAACGTCGGCACGATCACCGAGATCTCCGACCGCCTGCGCCTGCTCTTCGCCCGTACCGGACGGCACGACTGCCGCAAGTGCGGCACCGGGGTCGCGCCGCTGGACACCGCCGCGCACCTCGCCGCGCTGGCCGAGGCTGCGGCCGAGGGGCCGGTACGGCTGGTGGCCGCCGAGCCGGACGGCGGCGAGACCGAGGTGCTGCGGCTGAACGCCGCCCCGGACGCCGACACGCTGGCCGACGCCGGGCTCCTCGTCGAACGGGAGCTGCGGGCCGAGCGGCGGCTGACCGTGCTGCGGGATCGGACGCCGGTGCGGCACCTCGCGGCCGGCTGGGTCTGCCCGCACTGCGGCACCGAGGTGCACGCGACGTCGTCGGAGTGGTTCACGCCGAACTCGCCGGCCGGGATGTGCGACCACTGCCAGGGGCTCGGCTTCACCTACCGCGTCGACACCGCGCGGCTCGTCGGCGACGCCCGCGAGTCGGTCCGCTCCGGAGCGCTCACCTTCTACGGCGACCGCCGCCGGGGCAAGAAGACCTGGTGGCCGCAGCGGAATCTGCCGGACCTGCTGGCCGAGGCGGGGGCGGGCCTGGACACCCCCTGGGAGGATCTGGCCGCCGCGGCCGCCGACCGGATCCTGGGCGATCTGACCGAGCACATCGAGCGGCTGTTCAGGGATGCCGACTCGCCCGAGCGCAAGGCGTTCTACCAGGGCTTCATGGTCCAGCGGCAGTGCGGTGCCTGCGGCGGCACCCGGCACTGTGCGGAGGCGCTCGCGGTGCGCCTGGCCGGCCGCAACATCGCGGAGGTCAACGGGCTGGCGGTCTCCCGGCTGCGGGACTGGGTCGGCGAGGTCCGCGCCGAGCTGGCGGGCAACTACCTGGCCGCGCTCTCCGCCGAACTGCTCGACCAGGTCGACGCCCGGGTCGAGTTCCTCCTCGAGGTGGGCCTGCACTATCTCTCGCTCGACCGCGCCGCGCCCACGCTCTCGGCCGGCGAGGGCCAGCGGCTCCGGCTGGCCCGGCAGCTCGGATCGGGTCTGGTCGGCGTCGTCTACGTGTTGGACGAGCCGTCGATCGGCCTGCACGCGCGGGACAACGGGCGGCTGATCGGGATGCTGCGCCGGCTGGCCGACGCGGGCAACACGGTGCTCGTCGTCGAGCACGACAGGGAGACGATGGAGGCGGCCGACCACCTGGTCGACATGGGGCCGGGCGCCGGGACGCGCGGCGGCCTGGTCGTCGCGTCCGGTCCGACCGCCGAGGTCGTCGCCCACGGCACGTCGGCCACCAGCGCGTACCTTCGCAACGAGCGGGCGGTGGTCTCGCCCCGGCCGGAGCGCCGCCGCCCGGACGACCGCAGGCTGGAACTGACCGGCGCCCGGCTGAACAACCTGCGCGGCGTCGATCTCATCATCCCGATCGGGGTGCTGACCTGCGTCACCGGCGTGAGCGGGAGCGGCAAGAGCTCCCTGATCACCCGGACGCTCCAGCCGGCCGTCGACGCCGCGGTGCGGTGGCGGCGCACCCCCGTCGGCCCGTTCGACCGGCTCCGCGGCGCGGAGCACGTCCGCCGGGTGACGACCGTGACGCAGGACTCGATCGGCGGCTCGTCCCGGTCGACGCCCGCGACCTACCTGGGGGTGTTCGACGAGATCCGCAAGCTGTTCGCCGGCACCGACGAGGCCGTGCGGCGCGGGTACTCCACGGCGATGTTCAGCTTCAACACCGAGGCGGGCGGGCGCTGCGACCGCTGCGCGGGCAAGGGCGCGGTGCGGATCGAGATGCTGTTCCTCGCCGACGTCTCGGTGCGCTGCCCGTCCTGCGACGGCCTGCGGTACTCGGCGCGCGTCCTGGAGATCACCCACCGGGGACGCACGATCGCCGAGACCCTCGCCCTGGAGGTCGGAGAGGCGATCGAGCTCTACGCCGACGCACCGGCGATCTCCGGTCCGCTCCGCACGCTGTCCCAGGTGGGGCTCGGCTATCTGCGGCTCGGGCAGGACACCGGCACCCTCAGCGGCGGGGAGGCGCAACGGCTGAAGCTCGCCCGCGAGCTGCTCCGGCGCGACGAGGGCGGGACCCTCTACCTGATCGACGAGCCCACCACCGGCCTGCACTTCTCCGACGTCCAGGTGCTGCTCGACGTCCTGCACGACCTGGTCGACCGGGACAACACGGTGGTCGTCATCGAGCACAGCGTGGAGTTCGCCGCCGCGAGCGACTGGCTCGTCGATCTCGGACCGGGCGGCGGCGAGGATGGGGGCCGGCTGGTCGCGGCCGGCCCGCCGGAGCTGCTCGCCACCCACCCGGACAGCGCGATCGCGCCCTACCTGGCCCGTCAGCTCGCGCTGACCGCGGCCCGCCGGCCCGCCCCGGAGACGCCGGGGCGTCGCTAG
- a CDS encoding transglutaminase domain-containing protein — translation MTAAPRDDVAAGAGPAAIDELAYYAAQSPVTDPGPQAARLVDLPADPLAVRAVVRGLFTHFRSTDLAALGIPAGRLAEVDLRYSEAMLRRIVELDDRPIVEERPPNRRMVGSCRDYAVLYLTLLRHAGVPARARAGFASYIIPGCTIDHELVEVWDAGQRRWRRVDVELPDVHVDETDGVSFSSSDVPPDRFIVAGDAWLRCRSGLADPMSFVVDPDFEDGLTKGWPFLRHNLVDDLAGLNKVEMLRWDYWGMTRHGEINAADAALLDRVAAVTTPEVPFDEARRLYAGEPELLTVPRRVLSYSPSAPTPVEVELVGGLGG, via the coding sequence GTGACGGCGGCCCCGCGCGACGACGTGGCGGCCGGGGCCGGACCCGCCGCGATCGACGAGCTCGCCTACTACGCCGCGCAGAGCCCGGTCACCGACCCGGGACCGCAGGCCGCCCGCCTGGTCGACCTGCCGGCCGACCCGCTGGCCGTGCGCGCCGTGGTACGCGGGCTGTTCACCCACTTCCGCTCCACCGACCTGGCCGCCCTCGGCATCCCGGCCGGCCGGCTGGCCGAGGTCGACCTGCGCTACTCCGAGGCGATGCTGCGGCGCATCGTCGAGCTCGACGACCGGCCGATCGTCGAGGAGCGCCCGCCCAACCGGCGGATGGTCGGCAGCTGCCGCGACTACGCGGTGCTCTACCTGACCCTGCTGCGCCACGCCGGTGTGCCGGCCAGGGCCCGGGCCGGCTTCGCCTCGTACATCATCCCGGGCTGCACCATCGACCACGAGCTCGTCGAGGTGTGGGACGCCGGGCAGCGCCGCTGGCGTCGGGTCGACGTCGAGCTGCCCGACGTGCACGTCGACGAGACCGACGGGGTGAGCTTCAGCTCGTCGGACGTCCCGCCCGACCGCTTCATCGTCGCCGGCGACGCCTGGCTGCGCTGCCGCAGCGGGCTGGCCGACCCGATGTCGTTCGTCGTCGACCCCGACTTCGAGGACGGGCTCACGAAGGGCTGGCCGTTCCTGCGGCACAACCTGGTCGACGACCTGGCCGGGCTGAACAAGGTGGAGATGCTGCGCTGGGACTACTGGGGCATGACCCGCCACGGCGAGATCAACGCCGCGGACGCCGCGCTGCTCGACCGGGTGGCCGCGGTGACCACCCCGGAGGTCCCCTTCGACGAGGCCAGACGGCTGTACGCGGGGGAACCCGAGCTGCTCACCGTGCCCCGGCGGGTGCTCAGCTACAGCCCGTCCGCGCCTACCCCCGTCGAGGTGGAGCTGGTCGGCGGACTGGGCGGCTAG
- a CDS encoding phosphopantetheine-binding protein, producing MTDDIGELMSVVAHTMGDVLLRAPLAPTEDFFDCGGDSMRAVEVLSRLIERYEPVGEDAVERLRSELLTAIFDDASPAALASVIVDHRGVEVET from the coding sequence ATGACCGACGACATCGGCGAGCTGATGTCGGTCGTCGCGCACACGATGGGCGACGTGCTGCTGCGTGCGCCGCTGGCGCCGACCGAGGACTTCTTCGACTGCGGCGGCGACTCGATGCGGGCCGTCGAGGTGCTCTCCCGGCTGATCGAGCGCTACGAGCCGGTGGGCGAGGACGCCGTCGAGCGGCTCCGTTCCGAGCTCCTCACGGCGATCTTCGACGACGCCAGCCCCGCCGCGCTGGCCTCGGTCATCGTCGACCACCGGGGCGTCGAGGTGGAGACGTGA
- a CDS encoding acyl-CoA dehydrogenase family protein, producing MTELEPRLRRLQAQAREWAAEMRPYALEVDRDPDAVTRVAHLPALARVAALQIPPEFNPEPLVLGDQTYYLMSASERVVFFEEGACADLGMMLGSPGGPMSGVVVDALGSQEQKEWFYGRLLLRPTWTFFALSEPEHGSDAANMATRLTPSADPDGPARLNGVKRYVGNAGRAEFGVVFARTGPGPLGFAAVLVDATAPGFATTPVRTIGVRGAGLGEITLDDVELTPDRVLGAHLRPSRRGMAAWLRTFNLLRPAVAVMGVGVARAAYEYVLAERSSLRVAERLRLERMERAIATTRRMLRAAAAAVDHDPSAGHLASAAKATSARLAERVTLAALDFFGPGARLEHPLLDKLVRDAGSVEYMEGTSNIQRLGVFGGLLRGAFPPLQAARLPTES from the coding sequence ATGACCGAGCTCGAACCGCGGCTCCGCCGGTTGCAGGCCCAGGCCCGGGAATGGGCCGCGGAGATGCGTCCGTACGCCCTCGAGGTGGACCGGGACCCGGACGCGGTCACCCGGGTGGCGCATCTGCCGGCGCTGGCCCGGGTGGCCGCCCTCCAGATCCCGCCGGAGTTCAACCCGGAGCCGCTGGTGCTCGGCGACCAGACCTACTACCTCATGAGCGCGTCCGAGCGGGTCGTCTTCTTCGAGGAGGGGGCCTGCGCCGACCTGGGCATGATGCTTGGCTCGCCGGGCGGTCCCATGAGCGGCGTCGTGGTGGACGCGCTGGGCAGCCAGGAACAGAAGGAGTGGTTCTACGGTCGGCTGCTGCTGCGTCCGACCTGGACGTTCTTCGCCCTCTCCGAGCCCGAGCACGGCTCGGACGCCGCGAACATGGCGACCCGGCTGACGCCGTCCGCCGACCCGGACGGCCCGGCCCGGCTCAACGGCGTCAAGCGCTACGTGGGCAACGCGGGCCGGGCCGAGTTCGGCGTCGTCTTCGCCCGGACCGGGCCCGGTCCGCTGGGGTTCGCGGCCGTGCTCGTCGACGCGACCGCACCGGGGTTCGCCACCACCCCGGTGCGGACCATCGGCGTACGCGGCGCCGGGCTCGGCGAGATCACCCTCGACGACGTCGAGCTGACGCCCGACCGGGTGCTCGGCGCCCACCTGCGGCCCAGCCGGCGCGGGATGGCCGCCTGGCTGCGCACGTTCAACCTGCTGCGCCCCGCGGTGGCGGTCATGGGGGTCGGCGTCGCCCGCGCCGCCTACGAGTACGTGCTGGCCGAGCGCAGCTCGTTGCGGGTCGCCGAGCGGCTGCGCCTGGAGCGGATGGAACGGGCCATCGCCACCACCCGGCGGATGCTGCGCGCCGCGGCCGCCGCGGTCGACCACGACCCGTCCGCCGGGCATCTCGCGTCGGCGGCGAAGGCCACCTCGGCGCGGCTGGCCGAACGCGTGACGCTGGCGGCCCTCGACTTCTTCGGCCCCGGGGCCCGGCTGGAACACCCGCTGCTGGACAAGCTGGTCCGCGACGCCGGTTCGGTGGAGTACATGGAGGGCACCAGCAACATCCAGCGGCTGGGCGTCTTCGGCGGCCTGCTGCGTGGTGCCTTCCCGCCGTTGCAGGCCGCCCGGCTGCCGACCGAGAGCTGA
- a CDS encoding 3-oxoacyl-[acyl-carrier-protein] synthase III C-terminal domain-containing protein, with protein MTSLVAVASHIPEATVPVAAFLREHGIPEPRVRMYERFFGFDRIPLDPAAGPADLLVAAANGLPDFAAYRPRIRYVIQARTMPVVAPHPVNPLAEACRRLGLEGATAICLTQHACASGLLAVEVAGELLAADPDPQALALLVAGEKAFTTAGKVLADTGVMGEGAAAVLVAAGGDRDRMLAYATRTCGKFHRGAWLDEELTAAFHDEYPALLAEVIDAAVRSAGLDLDDIALILPHNVNRMSWLRVLRLLGVRGADRLFMDNLAGCGHCFGADSFINYRTAVDAGRLRPGDRYLMTSVGLGATFSAMVLEH; from the coding sequence ATGACGTCGCTGGTCGCGGTGGCGAGCCACATCCCGGAGGCGACGGTGCCGGTGGCCGCGTTCCTGCGCGAGCACGGCATCCCCGAGCCGCGGGTACGGATGTACGAGCGGTTCTTCGGGTTCGACCGGATCCCGCTCGACCCGGCGGCCGGCCCGGCCGACCTGCTGGTCGCGGCGGCGAACGGGCTGCCCGACTTCGCCGCGTACCGGCCGCGGATCCGCTACGTGATCCAGGCGCGAACCATGCCGGTGGTCGCCCCGCACCCGGTCAACCCGCTCGCCGAGGCGTGCCGGCGGCTGGGGCTGGAGGGCGCCACCGCGATCTGCCTCACCCAGCACGCCTGCGCCTCCGGGCTGCTGGCCGTCGAGGTGGCCGGCGAGCTGCTGGCCGCCGACCCCGATCCGCAGGCGCTGGCCCTGCTGGTGGCCGGGGAGAAGGCGTTCACCACGGCGGGCAAGGTGTTGGCCGACACCGGCGTCATGGGCGAGGGCGCCGCCGCCGTCCTGGTCGCCGCCGGTGGTGACCGGGACCGGATGCTGGCCTACGCGACCCGCACCTGCGGGAAGTTCCACCGCGGCGCCTGGCTCGACGAGGAACTGACCGCGGCCTTCCACGACGAGTACCCGGCGCTGCTGGCCGAGGTGATCGACGCCGCGGTGCGCAGCGCCGGGCTCGACCTCGACGACATCGCGCTGATCCTGCCGCACAACGTCAACCGGATGTCGTGGCTGCGGGTGCTGCGGCTGCTCGGCGTGCGCGGCGCCGATCGGCTGTTCATGGACAACCTGGCCGGCTGCGGGCACTGCTTCGGGGCCGACAGCTTCATCAACTACCGGACCGCGGTCGACGCCGGACGGCTGCGGCCGGGCGACCGCTACCTGATGACCTCGGTGGGGCTGGGAGCGACCTTCTCGGCCATGGTCCTCGAGCACTGA
- a CDS encoding MATE family efflux transporter: MADRSGSVAADRSGTRRAIAGLALPMTIADVVLFVEIIGVVALLGRVSNEALYIRSLTMPILLLFVAMSTAFAITYQVMASISRGRERPEDLVPTAVALLRVFVVTGVVLCLVLYLGGPALGALLDVPAAERAEFVRFLRWTSLASLTVVLPALCSAALRGFGHARAAAVVTLTSAAVEFALVGLLGFGAGLGLFSVPIATAVASAAAAVPGMWFMRRHRLWGRLTGVPVRGEVAGFLRGVGLPVALSYVLISLFNVGMLWVLTPFGPDTISGYAAASTLQALIIIPGIQLGGATAIVINQRRGAGSVDGAGEILRAGLELTFVFYAVVAAVIWLLRDTVGRIVSDDPRVVAAVGLYIGVVALTYLAQGPVLASLTFLEHIGNGTLALLLNVIYFAEIVVVGGVLARALDDPTALYATAAVGNVVGLVVVVIAVRRVRRMRPVAMVEAPLAGGTR; encoded by the coding sequence ATGGCCGACCGCAGCGGCTCGGTCGCGGCCGACCGGTCCGGGACCCGACGCGCCATCGCCGGGCTGGCGCTGCCGATGACGATCGCCGACGTCGTGCTCTTCGTCGAGATCATCGGCGTGGTGGCGCTCCTCGGCCGGGTCAGCAACGAGGCGCTCTACATCCGGTCGTTGACGATGCCGATCCTGCTGCTGTTCGTCGCCATGAGCACGGCGTTCGCCATCACGTACCAGGTCATGGCGTCGATCAGCAGGGGACGCGAACGACCTGAGGACCTGGTTCCGACCGCGGTGGCGCTGTTGCGGGTGTTCGTGGTCACCGGGGTCGTGCTGTGCCTGGTGCTCTACCTCGGTGGCCCCGCGCTGGGCGCGCTGCTGGACGTGCCGGCGGCCGAGCGGGCCGAGTTCGTCCGGTTCCTGCGCTGGACGTCACTGGCCAGCCTGACCGTGGTGCTGCCGGCGCTGTGCTCGGCGGCGCTGCGCGGCTTCGGGCACGCCCGGGCGGCCGCGGTGGTCACCCTCACCAGCGCGGCGGTCGAGTTCGCGCTCGTCGGCCTGCTCGGCTTCGGCGCCGGGCTGGGGCTGTTCAGCGTGCCGATCGCGACCGCGGTGGCGAGCGCGGCCGCGGCGGTCCCCGGCATGTGGTTCATGCGTCGCCACCGGCTGTGGGGTCGCCTCACCGGAGTGCCGGTGCGCGGCGAGGTCGCCGGCTTCCTGCGGGGCGTCGGGCTGCCGGTCGCCCTGTCCTACGTGCTGATCTCGCTGTTCAACGTGGGCATGCTGTGGGTGCTGACGCCCTTCGGCCCGGACACGATCTCGGGCTACGCCGCGGCGTCCACGCTCCAGGCGCTGATCATCATCCCGGGCATCCAGCTCGGCGGGGCGACCGCGATCGTGATCAACCAACGGCGCGGTGCGGGCTCGGTGGACGGGGCGGGGGAGATCCTGCGCGCCGGCCTGGAGCTGACCTTCGTCTTCTACGCGGTGGTGGCGGCGGTCATCTGGCTGCTGCGCGACACGGTCGGGCGGATCGTCTCCGACGACCCGCGGGTGGTCGCCGCGGTCGGGCTCTACATCGGCGTGGTCGCCCTGACCTACCTGGCGCAGGGCCCGGTGCTGGCCTCGCTGACCTTCCTGGAGCACATCGGCAACGGCACGCTCGCCCTGCTGCTCAACGTCATCTACTTCGCCGAGATCGTCGTCGTCGGCGGGGTGCTGGCGCGGGCCCTCGACGACCCGACGGCGCTCTACGCGACCGCCGCCGTGGGCAACGTGGTCGGCCTGGTCGTGGTGGTGATCGCCGTGCGACGGGTGCGCCGGATGCGCCCGGTGGCCATGGTCGAGGCCCCGCTGGCCGGCGGTACGCGATGA
- a CDS encoding acyl carrier protein — translation MTNTEAALTQAHSRVVDTLAEMIRRDVGALSADKRIVDDLGLDSTSILELLMKLEDEFGVEFDPDTFEPRHFETIGTLTEYVAGQAEEQE, via the coding sequence ATGACGAACACCGAAGCCGCCCTGACGCAGGCGCACAGCCGTGTGGTCGACACGCTCGCGGAGATGATCCGACGCGACGTCGGCGCGCTGAGCGCCGACAAGCGCATCGTCGACGACCTCGGTCTGGACTCGACGAGCATCCTCGAGCTGCTGATGAAGCTGGAGGACGAGTTCGGGGTCGAGTTCGACCCGGACACCTTCGAGCCCCGTCACTTCGAGACGATCGGGACGCTCACCGAGTACGTGGCCGGTCAGGCCGAGGAGCAGGAGTAG
- a CDS encoding type III PLP-dependent enzyme, translating to MTDTIGGLAVTDLAREFGTPLYVYDADVLRERYRQLREVLHPEVGILFSLKANPNVSICAVLRSLGAGAEVSSLAELLIAGRAGVAAEDTIFLGPGKSAQEIDACLATGVHAIVCESWGELAEIDALAARRDTVARVVLRINPSFTVKGSRLTMSGKPRQFGIDEEQALEAAPRVAGLRNVRLIGVHVYMGTRILAEEVAAENTTRILDLAERVAERLGFELETVDVGGGLGVAYFDGERDLDLRRLADLVNPAFAAFRARHPRTRLFTELGRFLTAESGTYLVRVRQVKESMGEWFAVTDGGTHHHMAAVGVGSFVKRDFPIRLLGREATEPAPNWRVTGLLCTPNDTLSTHTPLPPLRPGDLLGVLRSGAYGPSASPVLFLSHGHPAEVLVDAGRPYLIRDRDRPADIVDRQRLYERAPGVPSASIP from the coding sequence ATGACCGACACCATCGGCGGTCTGGCCGTCACCGACCTGGCCCGCGAGTTCGGCACGCCGCTGTACGTCTACGACGCCGACGTGCTGCGCGAGCGCTACCGGCAACTGCGCGAGGTGCTGCACCCCGAGGTGGGGATCCTGTTCTCCCTGAAGGCGAACCCGAACGTGTCGATCTGCGCGGTGCTGCGGTCGCTCGGGGCCGGAGCCGAGGTGTCGTCACTGGCCGAGCTGCTGATCGCCGGCCGGGCCGGGGTCGCTGCGGAGGACACCATCTTCCTGGGACCGGGCAAGTCCGCCCAGGAGATCGACGCCTGCCTGGCCACCGGGGTGCACGCCATCGTCTGCGAGTCGTGGGGCGAGCTGGCCGAGATCGACGCGCTCGCGGCCCGGCGCGACACCGTCGCCCGGGTCGTGCTGCGGATCAACCCGTCCTTCACCGTCAAGGGTTCGCGGCTCACGATGAGCGGCAAGCCACGCCAGTTCGGCATCGACGAGGAACAGGCGCTGGAGGCTGCGCCCCGGGTGGCCGGGCTGCGGAACGTCCGGCTGATCGGCGTGCACGTCTACATGGGGACCCGCATCCTGGCCGAGGAGGTGGCCGCCGAGAACACCACCCGCATCCTCGACCTGGCCGAACGGGTCGCCGAGCGGCTGGGCTTCGAGCTGGAGACGGTGGACGTGGGCGGCGGTCTCGGGGTCGCCTACTTCGACGGCGAACGCGACCTGGACCTGCGCCGGCTCGCCGACCTCGTCAACCCCGCGTTCGCGGCCTTCCGGGCCCGGCACCCGCGGACCCGGCTGTTCACCGAGCTCGGCCGCTTCCTCACCGCCGAGTCGGGCACCTATCTGGTGCGCGTCCGCCAGGTCAAGGAGTCCATGGGCGAGTGGTTCGCGGTGACCGACGGCGGGACCCACCACCACATGGCGGCGGTCGGCGTCGGCTCGTTCGTCAAGCGGGACTTCCCGATCCGGCTGCTCGGCCGGGAGGCGACCGAACCGGCCCCGAACTGGCGGGTCACCGGCCTGTTGTGCACCCCGAACGACACCCTGTCCACGCACACCCCGCTGCCGCCGCTGCGCCCCGGCGACCTGCTCGGGGTGCTGCGCTCGGGCGCCTACGGGCCCAGCGCCTCACCGGTGCTGTTCCTCAGCCACGGCCATCCGGCCGAGGTGCTGGTCGACGCCGGTCGGCCGTACCTGATCAGGGATCGGGACCGGCCCGCCGACATCGTCGACCGCCAGCGCCTGTACGAGCGGGCACCCGGGGTGCCCTCCGCCTCCATCCCCTGA